Proteins encoded in a region of the Streptomyces sp. PCS3-D2 genome:
- a CDS encoding nuclear transport factor 2 family protein, translated as MSTQNVEVIRTFFRLFDEGRLADIELLLAPDFEWVYHGPASLPWAGVYRGVEGFREFFAIVRELIRVQECEAYDYLDAGDRIVVLGVSRTLVLANEARYEAQWMNVFTVRDGLISRYLDLFDTASVVEALERAPQEVTPAP; from the coding sequence ATGAGCACACAGAACGTGGAAGTGATCCGCACCTTCTTCCGGTTGTTCGACGAGGGCCGCCTCGCCGACATCGAGCTGCTGCTCGCCCCCGACTTCGAATGGGTCTACCACGGCCCCGCCTCGCTGCCGTGGGCCGGCGTCTACCGCGGCGTCGAGGGCTTCCGCGAGTTCTTCGCCATCGTCCGCGAGCTGATCCGGGTCCAGGAGTGCGAGGCCTACGACTACCTCGACGCCGGGGACCGGATCGTGGTGCTGGGCGTGAGCCGCACCCTGGTCCTGGCCAACGAGGCGCGCTACGAGGCCCAGTGGATGAACGTGTTCACCGTCCGCGATGGACTGATCTCCCGCTACCTCGACCTCTTCGACACCGCCAGCGTCGTCGAGGCCCTCGAACGCGCCCCGCAGGAGGTGACCCCGGCTCCGTGA
- a CDS encoding aminotransferase class III-fold pyridoxal phosphate-dependent enzyme, with amino-acid sequence MNPNPQAPPGPVSHLRPAGPQTLGILADLIAQEQPVFAMPSWFVTAESAQAGHLLSEFVRELGDRPAGTRYRSFFANSRYEALHGAVKLLRHRAAATAAVHRGRVLVLDPDGTLARRADPLAEGPDLALAPGLLTHTTVDGLRSALQGTGTPVCGLVVRAPELLDDSARAAVAELARTARATGARIVVDLSDIAPDSPADPAVTALRPDLVVLGESLTGHEVPFGAFTGTHDTFEPWTTPQTGFLHSNTYGGNTVAMRAVIARLLPRWDAAAPVHRVLAAAAADRQATLDLYARHVNPMAARMQRKLHGALNVVRAKGSRLTVRLDSGRELDLVDGLCGAGLGVAGHNPADALTDVVRGHDPARGHVRELEEVLARETGLPHTFPAVSGASAVESAITLARLARPRQRRIVVFKHNYGGKTLVSLLATAADRTRAPFGPLYDDIRYIDPFTPHAVDEFREEAAGGDIGLVWIELVHGSSDAYTAIPGPLLDTVTEGRAQHGYLVGVDEVLTSYYRCGTRFAHHGRLPYIDLMSLSKALSYGCFPTGAALVSDEVQEAARRTNPLLVEELRTHHAHGLGAHFALQAIGQVDALGLPERVGALSDLVRAGLAAMDDGPRGVVGRRFAEGMLGRFEPRVPGVLGRFVDPEGEWMTYALILWWINRARAFVVYDVFLLPLTATEREIRQVMRSARRLSRTGPVRLLAHAALFRLGQRLSGRPKRRTPRTPTPAYSRNNA; translated from the coding sequence ATGAACCCGAACCCCCAGGCCCCACCCGGCCCCGTGTCGCACCTGCGCCCGGCCGGCCCGCAGACCCTCGGCATCCTGGCCGACCTCATCGCGCAGGAACAGCCCGTCTTCGCCATGCCGTCCTGGTTCGTGACCGCCGAATCCGCGCAGGCCGGCCACCTCCTCAGCGAGTTCGTCCGGGAACTGGGCGACCGCCCGGCCGGCACCCGCTACCGCAGTTTCTTCGCCAACTCCCGCTACGAGGCCCTGCACGGCGCCGTCAAACTGCTGCGCCACCGCGCCGCCGCGACCGCCGCCGTCCACCGAGGCCGGGTCCTCGTTCTCGACCCTGACGGCACCCTCGCCCGCCGCGCCGACCCCCTCGCCGAAGGCCCCGACCTCGCCCTCGCCCCCGGCCTCCTCACCCACACCACCGTGGACGGCCTGCGCTCCGCCCTGCAGGGCACCGGCACCCCGGTGTGCGGGCTCGTCGTACGCGCCCCCGAACTCCTCGACGACAGCGCCCGGGCCGCCGTCGCCGAACTGGCCCGCACCGCGCGCGCCACCGGAGCCCGCATCGTCGTCGACCTCAGCGACATCGCCCCGGACAGCCCGGCGGACCCCGCCGTCACCGCGCTCCGCCCCGACCTCGTCGTCCTCGGCGAATCCCTCACCGGGCACGAGGTCCCGTTCGGCGCCTTCACCGGCACTCACGACACGTTCGAGCCGTGGACCACCCCGCAGACCGGATTCCTGCATTCCAACACCTACGGCGGCAACACCGTCGCCATGCGCGCCGTCATCGCCCGGCTGCTGCCCCGCTGGGACGCCGCCGCCCCGGTGCACCGCGTCCTCGCGGCGGCCGCCGCAGACCGGCAGGCCACCCTCGACCTGTACGCCCGCCACGTGAACCCGATGGCGGCGCGCATGCAGCGCAAGCTGCACGGCGCGCTGAACGTCGTCCGCGCCAAGGGCTCCCGGCTCACCGTCCGCCTCGACTCGGGCCGCGAACTGGACCTGGTCGACGGGCTCTGCGGAGCCGGGCTCGGCGTGGCCGGCCACAACCCCGCCGATGCCCTGACCGACGTCGTACGGGGCCACGACCCGGCCCGGGGCCACGTCCGCGAGCTCGAAGAGGTCCTGGCCCGGGAAACCGGCCTGCCCCACACCTTCCCCGCCGTCAGCGGCGCGTCCGCGGTGGAGAGCGCCATCACCCTGGCCCGCCTCGCCCGCCCCCGGCAGCGGCGCATCGTCGTCTTCAAGCACAACTACGGCGGCAAGACCCTCGTCTCCCTGCTGGCCACCGCCGCCGACCGCACCCGCGCGCCCTTCGGCCCCCTCTACGACGACATCCGCTACATCGACCCCTTCACCCCGCACGCCGTCGACGAGTTCCGCGAGGAGGCGGCCGGGGGCGACATCGGACTCGTGTGGATCGAACTGGTCCATGGCAGTTCCGACGCCTACACCGCGATCCCCGGCCCCCTCCTCGACACCGTCACCGAGGGCCGGGCCCAGCACGGCTACCTCGTCGGCGTCGACGAGGTCCTGACGTCCTACTACCGGTGCGGCACTCGCTTCGCCCACCACGGCCGGCTCCCCTACATCGACCTCATGAGCCTGTCCAAGGCACTGAGTTACGGCTGTTTCCCCACCGGCGCCGCCCTCGTATCCGACGAGGTCCAAGAGGCCGCGCGCAGGACCAACCCGCTGCTGGTCGAGGAACTGCGCACCCACCACGCCCACGGTTTGGGCGCCCACTTCGCCCTCCAGGCCATCGGCCAGGTCGACGCCCTGGGCCTGCCCGAACGCGTCGGGGCCTTGTCGGACCTGGTGCGCGCCGGGCTCGCGGCCATGGACGACGGGCCGCGCGGAGTGGTCGGCCGCCGCTTCGCCGAGGGCATGCTCGGCCGGTTCGAACCACGCGTACCCGGAGTCCTCGGCCGCTTCGTCGACCCCGAAGGCGAGTGGATGACGTACGCCCTCATCCTCTGGTGGATCAACCGCGCCCGCGCCTTCGTCGTCTACGACGTGTTCCTGCTGCCGCTGACCGCCACCGAGCGGGAGATCCGCCAGGTCATGCGCAGCGCCCGCCGGCTCTCCCGCACCGGTCCGGTCCGGCTCCTCGCCCACGCCGCCCTGTTCCGGCTGGGCCAGCGCCTGTCCGGCCGGCCGAAGCGGCGTACGCCGCGCACCCCCACCCCCGCCTATTCGAGGAACAACGCATGA
- a CDS encoding beta-galactosidase, whose translation MSPTPRAALAEALVPGTRRPVVVGEYPYYRADPANWAANLRELRALGVDVVSCYLPWRFHETGGPLGEGGPSFDFTGKTDPQRDVVGLLELAAAAGLGVLLKPGPFIHAEVQLGGLPDRLCGPGHTPYQGLDGTVLTSQGKPLPSLLDPAVQAETETWLKAVADEVVAGATAPDGPVVALQLGNEGTCGDAHLPVDAQDASPAARRAFAHWLTGHGLTDEAALASEDVTRWTSATRQLWSRWSGHGIVGLWDRISALFPEGPARLANVPLTGVTAPRAAFDAWAARQRAIQGSGYFVGHTEWIGNPARETAAFGSHLAGILLGGTDVVEANWGFTWTDASFARPATPVFNALLALLLGSTTISVYTACATENWGPLVDMDPDGLRAEGVDPGLHAPPYTPGAPLAEAGSHQANAEGLRLLAAFLERHGDLLTGSVLDRDAVVLVDRALPQTGAWQRTGGTVLAELADAVHRQLADSGRLIGLGWLDEQPAPAADGTPVPVAVLRAGHPEGDLPGELRLPADQPAGGAVAAFVAAFAATLPAPAGPRWTTAHGRARVLSRSGPGGVRVIGAFNPTDADDRVTGSGWTLELPAGSAAVLVTQDGALTGWLATPAEPSTTPVALIWAGEEADAKRVTAS comes from the coding sequence ATGAGTCCCACGCCGCGCGCCGCACTCGCCGAGGCGCTCGTCCCCGGCACCCGCCGGCCCGTCGTCGTCGGCGAGTACCCCTACTACCGGGCCGACCCCGCCAACTGGGCCGCCAACCTGCGCGAACTGCGCGCCCTGGGCGTTGACGTCGTGTCCTGCTACCTCCCCTGGCGCTTCCACGAGACCGGCGGGCCCCTCGGCGAGGGGGGTCCCTCCTTCGACTTCACCGGGAAGACCGACCCTCAGCGCGACGTCGTCGGACTGCTGGAGCTCGCCGCGGCCGCCGGACTGGGCGTCCTCCTCAAGCCCGGCCCCTTCATCCACGCCGAGGTCCAGCTCGGCGGGCTGCCCGACCGGCTCTGCGGCCCCGGACACACCCCCTATCAGGGGCTCGACGGCACCGTCCTCACCTCCCAGGGCAAGCCGCTGCCCAGCCTCCTCGACCCGGCCGTCCAGGCCGAGACGGAGACCTGGCTGAAGGCCGTCGCCGACGAGGTCGTCGCCGGGGCCACCGCCCCCGACGGCCCCGTCGTCGCCCTCCAACTCGGCAACGAAGGCACCTGCGGAGACGCCCACCTCCCCGTGGACGCCCAGGACGCCTCGCCGGCCGCCCGCCGCGCCTTCGCCCACTGGCTCACCGGCCACGGCCTGACCGACGAGGCCGCCCTCGCCTCCGAGGACGTCACCCGGTGGACCAGCGCCACGCGACAGCTGTGGTCCCGGTGGTCCGGGCACGGCATCGTCGGCCTGTGGGACCGGATCTCCGCGCTCTTCCCCGAAGGCCCGGCCCGGCTGGCCAACGTCCCCCTCACCGGGGTCACCGCACCGCGCGCCGCCTTCGACGCCTGGGCAGCCCGGCAGCGCGCCATCCAGGGCTCCGGGTACTTCGTCGGCCACACCGAATGGATCGGCAATCCGGCGCGGGAGACCGCCGCCTTCGGCTCCCACCTGGCCGGGATCCTCCTCGGCGGCACCGACGTGGTCGAGGCGAACTGGGGCTTCACCTGGACCGACGCGTCCTTCGCCCGGCCGGCGACCCCCGTCTTCAACGCCCTGCTGGCCCTCCTGCTGGGCTCCACCACCATCAGCGTCTACACCGCCTGCGCCACGGAGAACTGGGGCCCCCTGGTCGACATGGACCCCGACGGACTGCGCGCCGAAGGTGTCGATCCCGGCCTGCACGCACCGCCGTACACCCCGGGTGCGCCGCTCGCCGAGGCCGGCTCCCACCAGGCCAACGCCGAGGGCCTGCGGCTGCTGGCCGCGTTCCTCGAACGCCACGGTGACCTGCTGACCGGCAGCGTCCTGGACCGCGACGCGGTGGTCCTCGTAGACCGGGCCCTGCCCCAGACCGGGGCCTGGCAGCGCACCGGCGGCACGGTCCTCGCAGAGCTCGCCGACGCCGTGCACCGTCAACTGGCCGACTCCGGGCGGCTGATCGGTCTCGGCTGGCTTGACGAGCAGCCCGCGCCCGCCGCCGACGGCACCCCCGTCCCCGTCGCCGTGCTGCGGGCCGGGCACCCCGAGGGCGACCTCCCCGGCGAACTGAGGCTCCCGGCCGACCAGCCCGCCGGGGGCGCGGTCGCCGCGTTCGTCGCCGCGTTCGCCGCCACGCTCCCGGCCCCGGCCGGGCCGCGCTGGACCACGGCGCACGGCCGGGCCCGCGTCCTGAGCCGCTCCGGCCCCGGCGGCGTCCGCGTCATCGGCGCGTTCAACCCCACCGACGCGGACGACCGGGTCACCGGCAGTGGTTGGACGCTGGAGCTGCCCGCCGGCTCCGCCGCGGTCCTCGTCACCCAGGACGGCGCACTCACGGGCTGGCTCGCCACCCCCGCGGAGCCGTCCACGACCCCCGTCGCCCTCATCTGGGCCGGCGAAGAGGCCGACGCGAAGCGCGTCACGGCCTCCTGA
- a CDS encoding zinc-binding dehydrogenase, which yields MKALTLTADRTLALVDHPKPEPLAADDIVIRVTQSGICGTDRSVLVGKFPAETGVVMGHEAVGVVDSTGPGVTRFAVGDRVIVNPTLYCGNCPTCLEGHWNFCGRKAGTEVGLDYDGSFAEFIRLPELFFHAIPEDMDFDRAVVVEPLACALNNIDAGRLAAGETAVVVGGGPMGVVTAMAAQRYGATVLLVEPDPVRGRLGQEIFDAPEFGGRVTVHTPDDPALTERGDLVVDSVGNLLEQSIGYAAVRGRVVVMGFNSNASATVRPLTLLQRGLQIIGAGDYNSMIFPKAVELARQLPLERVVTHRFALADHEEAFKALAAVPGAEYTALKVVLVPPHEGADA from the coding sequence ATGAAGGCGCTGACGCTGACCGCAGACCGCACGCTCGCCCTCGTCGACCACCCCAAGCCGGAACCCCTGGCCGCGGACGACATCGTCATCCGCGTCACCCAGAGCGGCATCTGCGGTACCGACCGCAGCGTCCTCGTGGGCAAGTTCCCGGCCGAGACCGGTGTCGTCATGGGCCACGAGGCCGTCGGCGTCGTCGACTCCACCGGCCCGGGCGTCACCCGCTTCGCCGTCGGCGACCGGGTCATCGTCAACCCCACCCTGTACTGCGGCAACTGCCCCACCTGCCTCGAAGGCCACTGGAACTTCTGCGGCCGCAAGGCCGGCACCGAGGTCGGCCTGGACTACGACGGCTCCTTCGCCGAGTTCATCCGCCTCCCCGAGCTCTTCTTCCACGCCATCCCCGAGGACATGGACTTCGACCGCGCCGTCGTCGTCGAACCGCTCGCCTGCGCACTCAACAACATCGATGCCGGCCGCCTGGCGGCGGGCGAGACCGCCGTCGTCGTCGGTGGCGGCCCCATGGGCGTCGTCACCGCCATGGCCGCCCAGCGGTACGGTGCCACCGTCCTCCTCGTGGAGCCCGACCCCGTACGCGGCCGGCTCGGCCAGGAGATCTTCGACGCCCCCGAGTTCGGAGGCCGCGTCACCGTCCACACCCCCGACGACCCCGCCCTCACCGAGCGAGGCGACCTCGTCGTCGACTCCGTGGGCAACCTCCTGGAGCAGAGCATCGGCTACGCCGCCGTTCGCGGCCGCGTCGTCGTCATGGGCTTCAACAGCAACGCCTCCGCCACCGTCCGGCCGCTCACCCTGCTCCAGCGCGGCCTGCAGATCATCGGCGCCGGCGACTACAACAGCATGATCTTCCCCAAGGCCGTCGAGCTGGCCCGGCAGCTGCCGCTGGAGCGCGTGGTCACCCACCGCTTCGCCCTCGCCGACCACGAAGAGGCGTTCAAGGCCCTCGCCGCCGTCCCCGGCGCCGAGTACACCGCCCTGAAGGTCGTCCTCGTACCTCCGCACGAAGGGGCGGACGCATGA
- a CDS encoding inositol monophosphatase family protein — translation MTADNPMKRLLVSLGQHVRAELLAYEATGRERSVHGDSPGGDAQFDVDEVAEKAVLDYLREHAHVPAALYTEDGSYVELAPDPQVLLVVDPIDGTRPTSAGLEMGMVSIAAAPYGDGKPTLADVDAACLVEIKSGAWLYGDDTDGLDSGGFTTPVPRLSRNTDPTHMFWSIEFNGHPMDLMTQAYGHLVDSSANTGGIFVFNSSTFSISRIITGQLDAYVDIGNRVLRDHPDTEEAFLRVGRGSILHLFPYDIAAVVYLARQAGVVITDAYGDDLGSTSLVDLGPMNQKSCIAAATPELHKQLLDTIRWDLGRAAAAPVTEES, via the coding sequence ATGACCGCCGACAACCCGATGAAGCGGCTGCTCGTCTCCCTCGGGCAGCACGTCCGCGCCGAACTCCTCGCTTACGAGGCCACCGGCCGCGAACGCAGCGTGCACGGCGACTCGCCTGGCGGCGACGCCCAGTTCGACGTCGACGAGGTGGCGGAGAAAGCCGTACTGGACTACCTGCGCGAACACGCCCACGTACCCGCGGCGCTCTACACCGAGGACGGCTCCTACGTCGAGCTCGCCCCCGACCCGCAGGTCCTCCTGGTCGTCGACCCCATCGACGGCACCCGTCCCACCTCGGCCGGTCTCGAAATGGGCATGGTGTCCATCGCGGCCGCCCCCTACGGGGACGGCAAGCCCACCCTCGCCGACGTCGACGCCGCCTGCCTGGTCGAGATCAAGAGCGGCGCGTGGCTGTACGGCGACGACACCGACGGCCTCGACAGCGGCGGATTCACCACCCCGGTCCCGCGGCTGAGCCGGAACACCGACCCGACCCACATGTTCTGGTCGATCGAGTTCAACGGCCACCCGATGGACCTGATGACCCAGGCGTACGGCCACCTCGTGGACAGTTCGGCCAACACCGGCGGCATCTTCGTCTTCAACAGCAGCACCTTTTCCATCTCCCGCATCATCACCGGGCAGCTCGACGCCTACGTCGACATCGGCAACCGCGTCCTGCGCGACCACCCGGACACCGAAGAGGCGTTCCTGCGCGTCGGCCGCGGCTCGATCCTGCACCTCTTCCCCTACGACATCGCCGCCGTCGTCTACCTCGCCCGGCAAGCCGGCGTCGTCATCACGGACGCCTACGGCGACGACCTCGGCTCCACCTCGCTGGTGGACCTCGGCCCGATGAACCAGAAGTCCTGCATCGCCGCCGCCACCCCCGAGCTCCACAAGCAACTGCTCGACACCATCCGCTGGGACCTGGGCCGCGCCGCCGCCGCGCCCGTGACGGAGGAATCATGA